One window of the Camelus dromedarius isolate mCamDro1 chromosome 15, mCamDro1.pat, whole genome shotgun sequence genome contains the following:
- the AGBL5 gene encoding cytosolic carboxypeptidase-like protein 5 isoform X5 — protein MELRCGGLLFSSRFDSGNLAHVEKVESVSSDGEGVAGGASASTSSIASSPDYEFNVWTRPDCAETEFENGNRSWFYFSIRGGTPGKLIKINIMNMNKQSKLYSQGMAPFVRTLPTRPRWERIRDRPTFEMTETQFVLSFVHRFVEGRGATTFFAFCYPFSYSDCQDLLNQLDQRFLENHPTHSSPLDTIYYHREILCYSLDGLRVDLLTISSCHGLREDREPRLEQLFPDVATPRPFCFTGKRIFFLSSRVHPGETPSSFVFNGFLDFILRPDDPRAQTLRRLFVFKLIPMLNPDGVVRGHYRTDSRGVNLNRQYLKPDAVLHPAIYGAKAVLLYHHVHSRLNPQSPSEHQHSPHLPPDAPFSDLEKASNLQNEAPLGHSSDGDNPDAWTHTDPAEEKPGSVWIMPHQSAKAEQPAPDTIPPRESGVAYYVDLHGHASKRGCFMYGNSFSDENTQVENMLYPKLISLNSAHFDFQGCNFSEKNMYARDRRDGQSKEGSGRVAIYKASGIIHSYTLECNYNTGRSVNSIPAACHDNGRASPPPPPAFPSRYTVELFEQVGRAMAIAALDMAECNPWPRIVLSEHSSLTNLRAWMLKHVRSSRGLSTTVNTGVNKKRGSRTPPKSNNGLPVSCTENTLSRMRSFSTGTSAGGSSSSQQNSPQMKNSPSFPFHGSRPAGLPGLGSSTQKVSHRVLGPVRGSSCSFLSSGDKPEAVVVIGKGLLGAGPRIPCIRTRLQVTFWVFPQSPA, from the exons ATGGAGCTGCGCTGTGGGGGATTGCTGTTCAGTTCTCGCTTTGATTCAGGGAACCTAGCTCACGTGGAGAAGGTGGAATCTGTGTCTAGTGATGGGGAAGGAGTGGCAGGTGGGGCATCAGCCTCCACCAGCAGCATTGCCTCTTCCCCTGACTATGAGTTCAACGTGTGGACCCGACCAGACTGTGCTGAAACAGAATTTGAGAATGGGAACAG GTCATGGTTCTACTTCAGTATCCGGGGAGGAACTCCAGGGAAACTCATCAAGATCAACATTATGAACATGAACAAGCAAAGCAAGCTGTATTCCCAGGGCATGGCCCCCTTTGTGCGCACACTGCCCACCCGGCCACGCTGGGAACGCATTCGAGACCGGCCCACCTTTGAG ATGACAGAGACGCAGTTTGTGTTATCCTTTGTTCACCGTTTCGTGGAAGGCCGAGGGGCCACCACCTTCTTCGCCTTCTGCTACCCCTTCTCCTACAGTGACTGCCAGGATTTGCTAAACCAGCTAGACCAGCGCTTTCTGGAGAACCACCCTACCCATAGCAG CCCCCTGGATACCATCTATTACCACCGGGAGATCCTCTGCTATTCTCTGGATGGACTTCGTGTAGATCTGCTAACGATCAGTTCCTGCCATGGGCTTCGAGAAGATCGAGAGCCCCGTTTAGAGCAGCTATTTCCTGATGTAGCCACCCCCCGACCATTCTGTTTCACAGGCAAGAGG ATATTCTTCTTAAGCAGTAGGGTACACCCCGGGGAGACTCCATCTAGCTTTGTCTTCAACGGCTTTCTGGACTTCATCCTTCGACCTGATGACCCCCGAGCTCAAACCCTACGTCGCCTCTTCGTCTTTAAGCTGATTCCCATGTTGAACCCCGATGGTGTAGTCCGGGGCCACTACCG CACAGACTCGCGTGGAGTGAATCTGAACCGTCAGTACCTGAAGCCTGATGCAGTCCTGCACCCGGCCATCTACGGGGCTAAAGCTGTGCTTCTCTACCACCATGTGCACTCCCGTCTGAACCCCCAGAGTCCCTCTGAGCACCAGCAcagcccccatctccctcctgaTGCTCCCTTTTCTGACCTTGAGAAAGCCAGCAATCTCCAAAATGAAGCTCCCCTTGGGCATTCCTCTGACGGGGATAACCCCGACGCCTGGACACACACTGACCCAGCAGAAGAGAAGCCTGGCAGTGTGTGGATTATGCCACACCAGTCTGCTAAGGCTGAGCAGCCGGCGCCTGACACCATCCCCCCTAGAGAGAGTGGTGTGGCTTACTATGTGGACCTGCACGGACATGCTTCCAAAAGGGGATGCTTCATGTATGGAAACAGCTTTAGTGATGAGAACACCCAG GTGGAAAATATGCTGTATCCAAAGCTCATCTCCTTGAACTCAGCCCACTTTGACTTCCAGGGCTGCAATTTCTCAGAGAAGAACATGTATGCCCGAGACCGCAGAGACGGCCAGTCTAAAGAGGGAAGCGGCCGGGTTGCAATCTACAAAGCCTCAGGGATAATCCACAG CTACACACTTGAATGCAACTACAACACTGGACGCTCAGTAAACAGCATCCCTGCCGCCTGCCATGACAACGGGCGtgccagcccccctcccccgccggcTTTCCCCTCCAGATACACTGTGGAACTGTTTGAGCAG GTGGGACGAGCTATGGCCATTGCAGCTCTGGACATGGCAGAATGCAATCCGTGGCCCCGAATTGTGCTGTCAGAGCACAGCAGCCTCACGAACCTCCGGGCCTGGATGCTAAAACACGTGCGCAGCAGCCGAGGCCTGAGCACCACTGTGAACACGGGTGTCAACAAGAAGAGAGGCTCTCGAACTCCACCCAAAAGTAACAA TGGGCTGCCTGTTTCCTGCACTGAAAATACCTTGAGCCGCATGAGAAGTTTTAGCACTGGCACAAGTGCTGGTGGTAGCAGCAGCAGCCAACAAAATTCTCCACAGATGAAGAACTCCCCCAGCTTTCCTTTTCATGGCAGTCGGCCTGCAGGGctgccaggcctgggctccagcaCCCAAAAGGTCAGCCACCGGGTGCTGGGCCCCGTCAGAG